The following nucleotide sequence is from Mucilaginibacter sp. cycad4.
GTTGGCGCTGAGGCTATGCATGCTCCAGGCATTCTTCCAGTTCTCATTCCAAACCGAAGCCTTTAAAGAAAACAGGCCAAATACGATTAACCCCAGCAAGCTCAGCAGCTTGGCCATGGTGAAAATAGTTTGTACAATTTTGCCGCTGTTTACCCCGCGGGTGTTAATATAGGTTAAAAACACGATCACCAATATGGAAAGCAGTTGCGCCGGTGATATGGTCACGAAACCCAGATCGACAGCGACAATGCTTTCACTCAATTGCGGGATAAGGTATGCAGTAAACTTGGCAAAGGCCACGCCCACCGCCGCTATAGTAGCTGTTTGGATCACCGTAAAAAAACTCCACCCGTATAAAAAACCAATTAGTGGGCGATAGGCTTCTTTAAGGTAAACGTACTGTCCCCCTGCTCTTGGAAACATAGCGCTCAGTTCGCCGTAACTCAGGGCGGCGGTAAGGGTCATAAAACCGGTGATGAGCCAAACAAATAGCAGCCAGCCTGCACTGCCCACGTTGCGGGTAATATCGGCGCTCACAATAAAAATACCGGAGCCTATCATACTGCCTGCCACCAGCATGGTGGCATCCATTAACCGTAATGAGGGCTTAAAAGAAGTGCTGTTGTCCATAAAATGAGTGATCTTTTTTTAGCTGAAAGCGGAATGCACAAAGCTGAAAGCTATTGGCCTTGCCATCAATACTATTTTTAATTATTAGCGTTACTTGCCGCCGAAATCGTAAAACTTCCAGCTGGTTGTAAAATCTTTGGTTAAAGCCTGGTTGGTTAATGTTGCACGGAGCATTTCAACCGGGATGAGGTTTTCTTTAATGGCGGCATCATGAAACTGCTTGTAGGTCATCTTGCCGCTATCAACCAGTTCTTTTTTCAATTCCATCAACTGCAAACCACCCAGCAGGTAGGCCACCTGGTAAAGCGGGCTATAGCCGCCTTCAAATGAGCGCCTTACTTCGCCCTCGGCATTGGCGCGTTCATGGCCTACACGATCAACCAAAAAGTCGATACACTGTTGTGGTGTCCAGTTGCCTAAATGGTAGTTGAGCGAAAAGATGATCCTTGCACAGCGGTGCATGCGCCAAAACAGCATCCCTACACGTTCTTCGGGGGTTTTGGCAAAGCCTTTATCGTACAACAACAGTTCCCAGTATAAAGCCCAACCTTCAATGGCGAATGGCGTCCCAAAATCCTGGCGATAAGCTTTGTAACGGCTGTTCATAAAATATTGCAGGTTATGACCAGGGATCAGCTCATGCTGCACAGTGCCCCTTGAAAAGTAAGGGTTGTTGCCGCGCATGCTCATCAGCCTGTCGTCATACTGCATGGTATTGGTTGGGTATGAGATACTGATCTCCTTACCACCGGTAAAAAAAGGATTAACTAACTGCCTCTGCGGCGACATCATCACCATGCCCCAGGTTTCTTCGGCCAAAGGCGGTATAGTGATCAGGTCGCGTTCTTTGATAAAACTAAGGGCATCGTTATATAGTTTAACGATCAGTTCAGGCTGATGACCTACCGGCACATAGCTGTTCTTCACTTTTTCGAGGGCTTTTTTCCAATCGCTGCCAAACCCCATTTCCTGCGATGCCTTTAGCATTTCCTTATCGCACCAGGCAAACTCTTTATTGGCCAGTTTAATAAGTTCTTCAGGCGTGTAAGGGATCATTTCGGCCTGTAGCTGATTAATAAGCTCCTGCCTGCCAATTGGCACGCCTTTTATACCGCTGCTATCGCTTTTTTGACTGGTGTTCAGCTTTCCTTTGCTTATGGCCAGCTCGCTGTACCTTTCCAACGCATTGTCAACGGCTTTATAAGGTTCAGGTACCCACCAGGTAAACGAAGGATCGTATTTATTATAGAAACCAAAAAAGTCCTTTAAACGGCCTTTCAAACCCAATAAAGCAGCTTTGGTTACTTTAGCCACCGGCATATCCACCGATGGAAGTTTATGATACGCTGTTGTATCTGCTTTAAGTTCTTTCAAGATCTTATTCAGATCGCCTGCAATCTTTTCTCCATCTACAAATGTTCCGCGGCGGCGCTTTTGTTCAAGCGCATAGATCTCATCGGCAAATGAAATATATTTGGCGGCCTGGCTGTACAGGTCTTCTTCTTTTTTCAAATCCTTCAGATCAAAGTTGATGCGTTTCTTTAGCAGGATATAATCAACCTTGCCATAAATGCTCAGAGCATTAAAATCGGTTTGATCCAGTTGCTTCAGGTAATCGTTATCTACTTCAATGAGCCTTTTGCGCTGCTCGGGCGAGTTAATGACATCCTGCTTATACTGTTCTTCAGCACGGTCATTAACATTATAGGGCGAATAAAATTCATGTATGGCATTCATATCCTGCCCGTACCGGATAATGGTACCGGCTATTTCGCTGGTTTGCTCATACAAATTGCCGGGTGCGGCAGTTTGCGCATTTAAACTCAGGGTACCAATAGTAAGGGCGCAAAGGATTAGCCCTTTTACAGTTTTAGAGGGATGTATAAACACGATATGGTGGTATGTTTGATTAAATAATAAAGCGCGCTGTATTTAGCTTGCAGCCCTGTTAAGGCTGATGAGATTATTGTTATAAGAGTCGAGATAACCGCGGGGCGAATTGCCGATTACGCATTTAAACACCCTGTTAAAGTTGGTGATGCTTTTAAAGCCGCATTTATAAGCTACCGTATTAATGCTTTCAAACTTATGAGCGATAAGCTTTTTGCAGGCTTCGTTGATCCTGATTTCATTGAGGAACGAAATAAAGGTATGACCGGTATGCTTTTTAAAATACCTGCAAAACGATTCAGGCGTCATGTAAGCTACCTTAGCTACATCCTCCAGCGTGATGGGTTCGCTGTAGTGCTGCATAATATAGTTGTAAATATTACCTATCCTGATCCCCTCGTTTTCGGTGATACCCGGCAGGTTACCGTATGTTGATAAAGGGTCCAATTTACTTTTAATATTGGTAAGCCCTTTAAGCAGGTGAAAAAACTGGATCAACTGATCCGGCCCTGATGCCTTTTGCAGGGCGATCATGATCTGCGACACTTTATCAACCACATGGTGCGGCAATTTAAAACCCTGTTGGTGCTGCTGCATAAATATGAGGCTTGGTTTAAGCTCGGGCAGATTAAACAGCGGCGCCAGCGCTCCTTCCGGATTAAAGAATATAGTAAGTGCTTCTATTTGTTTATTAGCGTTGGGCGCAAAGTATTCGGGGTTGCTTTTAAACACATGCGGCAGGTTGGCGCCTATTAAAAACAGATCGCCGGCAGAGTAATCATGCATGTTATTTCCTGCAATCAAAGTACCCTCCCCCTGCTGGATCCAGGTAAGCTGAATTTCCTTGTGGCGGTGCAGGTATGGATAATGATAAGGCAAACAAACCTTTTCTGCAATCACACTTTTATCGTGCGGAACCGGGATGGTAAATTGTAAAACTTTCATCTGCTACATTGATTAATACTTGTTGAATTTACAATTACTTAACTTAATTTGCCAACAAATCTCAATAAAAGGATAAAATACGGTTAATATTTGGTAATTTATGGTTGATACAGCGCCTGAAATTGATCGAAAAACCTATTTTTATCCAGCAAATAAAACATCGATTAAATGTTACACAAACACTTAAAAACAAAACTATAGTTAATCCATGTACAATTTGACCGAATAAAATATCTTTAATTGTCAAATAAACAACTATTATATAACCAACTCAATCCACCTGATTTACGCAGAAAACCGATTTTTGAAGCGTTTTTTATGATCCAGGTAATAAAACCCACGCCCCTTAAAGCAAAAACCGCTCATCAGGGTTGATGAACGGTTCTGTTTTTTCCGGCATGCCGGAAAGAGGATCGATAATTTAAATTAAACCCTTTCAGGTGCAAATTCTTTAATATCGATAGTAGTTGGTTTGCCCGATATAATTTCGCTTGCCAGCAAACCGGTTGCCGCCCCGAGGCTAAGCCCCATCATTCCATGCCCGGTAGCTACAGTCAGGTTGTTATATTGTTTGCTCCTGCCGATATAAGGCAATCCATCGGCAGATGAAGGCCGGAAGCCAAACCAGATATCCTTTTGCTCCGGAACAGCAGGCTTTAAACCGGGGAAATACTTCGGCACCGATTCAACAATACCTTTTACGCGGTTCATGTTGATCCGGTCGTTGATCTTATCAAGTTCCATAGTACCCCCATAGCGTAAACCACCGTTCATCGGTGTAATAGCTACCCTTGCTTCGGCCAGCAGTGCAGGGATATGCATGGTTTCGCTATTATCTTTCACATTAAAAGAATAACCTTTGCCCGGCATCAGCAGGATCTTTACACCCAACAGCCTGCCTATGGCCGGCGACCAGGAGCCGCCTGCAATAACGTATTCATCGGCACTAAACTCCTCGTTACCTGCCAATACCCTGCTCACTTTGCCGCCTTTGGTTTCAATTTTGGTAACCTCTTTATTAGTAACCAGGTTTACACCGGCAGCTTTCAGATGTTTGATTAAAGCAGCCATCAATTTGTTGGGCGACAGGTGTGCATCGCAGCGGTAATGAACCGCGCCTAATACATCAAGCTCAAGTTTTGGCTGTAGTTTTTTACAGTCATCAACACTAAGTACGGCCATATCCAGGCCTAATTCCCTGCCTTTTTCTGCCATGTGGGCTTCTTCCTCACCAGCCTTTTCGGTTTTATAAAACATCAGGATGCCTTTTTCAACCAGGTCGAAATCAAAACCGGGCTCTTTGCTCAGATCTTCATAAAGGTTTTTGCTAAGCAGGGAAAGTTCCGTTAAAGGAACAGCAGACCTTTCAACGTGCGCGGCATTCGCTTTCTTTAAAAATTTTAATCCCCATGAAATCAGTTCGGGGTTTAAGGATGGTTTTACATAGAACGGACTTTTGCTGTTAAACATCCATTTGATACCTTGCGAAACCATACCCGGCGTTGCCAGCGGGATAAAATGGCTTGGCACTATCATACCGGCGTTTCCGTATGAACAGCTATCGGTCATATCGCCTTTATCAAGCACAGTAACCTCATGCCCGGCCTTTTGTAAATAATAAGCCGAACTAAGCCCTACTATCCCACCTCCTATTATCAGCACCTTTGCCATTTTTTATTTTAAGCTGAAAGCTTAAGGCGGAAAGCCGAAAGCTTTTTATTTAGAAAATTATTAATTAAAAACAGTTCAAACGTCCCATCAGGGTCTCTCGAAGAGGACCCTGATGTATACGCTATGCAGATTCGCTGTTCTGGATACTTGTTAGATGTTTAGAAAGCGGTGAACCTCAGGGTCCTCTGCGAGAGACCCTGAGGGAACATGACAGTTAAACGCTAACGTCATTGCGAGGAACGAAGCAATCCCCCATTAGCAAGTTCGCCCTGTATAGTTTGGGATTGCTTCGTTCCTCGCAATGACGCTTTGAGATATTGTTATATCACCTGGAAACCATGCGCATACGGATCGTCATCATCTATTTTGATGGTGTTGTAGCCGTAAACTTTGGCCCAGCCTTCTACGCTTGGTATAATGGCATCAAAGTCATTGATCTTAACCACTTCCTCAACCCGGCCGGTAAATTTGCTGCCGATGATGCTTTCATGAATAAAAGGCTCACCTAATTTCAGTTTACCTTTGGCAAACCATTGCGCCATACGGGCGGATGTACCTGTTCCGCAAGGCGACCTGTCGATAGCTTTATCGCCATAAAACACAGCGTTACGCGCCGTAGCATCTGCCGATAGCGTAGCACCGGCCCAAAGGATATGGGTACAGGTGTTTATAGTAGGATCCTGCGGGTGTACAAACTGATATTTTTCGTTGATACGCTTGCGCAGCACCTGGCTCCAGGCTATCAGTTGCCCTGCGGTATAATCTTCGATGCCCTTGAAATTAGGCTGAGGATCAACAATGGCATAGTAATTACCGCCATATGATACATCTATGGTAAGCGTACCAAGGTCAGGACATTCTACCTGTAAATCAGTCGCGGCAAGGTAAGCTGCCACATTCCTGAGTTTTACCGAGGTTACTTTTTTGCCCTCCTGCTTGTACTCAATCAATACAAGACCGGCAGGCGCTTCCATACGTACTATACCCGGAGTTTTGGGTTGGATCAACCCTTCTTCAATGGCTATGGTAATGGTGCCGATAGTTCCGTGACCGCACATGGGTAAACAACCACTGGTTTCTATAAACAAAACGGCAACGTCGTTTTCCGGATCATGAGGCGGGTACAGGATACTGCCCGACATCATATCATGCCCCCTTGGTTCAAACATCAGGCCCGTCCTGATCCAGTCATACTCTTTTAAAAAGTGCTGACGTTTCTGGCTCATGTTGTCGCCTTTAAGCGTGGGACCGCCACCGGCCACCAGTCTTACGGGATTGCCGCAGGTATGGGCATCAACACAAAAGAAAGTTTTACTTGCCATATGTTATTATAACGCTACTTCGGTTAATTTACCCCAGCTGCCTACAGGTAGCTCAGGCCTTGCGGCAAGTGCATCATTAATGATTTTTTGAACTTTTTCGCGCTCCGCACCAATTAATGGCAAACGAGGCGCACGTACATTTTCGGTACCTATACCCGTTGCAACCTCGGCCAGTTTAATGTACTGTACCAGCTTAGGGTGGATATCAAGCTCAAGCACAGGTAAAAACCAACGATAGATAGCCAAAGCTTCGTCATACCTTTTTGCTTTAACCAAACGGTAAATAGCAACAGTTTCTTTAGGGAAAGCATCAACCAAACCGGCAACCCAGCCGTCAGCACCCATAACAAGGCTTTCCATAGCCAGCGGATCAACACCGGTAAAGATCTTAAACCTGTCATCAAAACGGTTGATCATACGGGTAACGTTTGATACATCGCGGGTTGATTCTTTTACCGCCTGGATATTGTCATAAGCGGCAAGCTGTTCAAACATATCTAAAGTAACCTCAATCTTATAATCAACAGGGTTATTGTAGATCATGATTGGCAGTTCGGTGCTTTTTGCAATAGTTGTAAGGTAAGCAACTGTTTCGCGGGCTTCGCTATTGTAACGCATAGGCGGTAACAGCATCAAGCCATCGGCGCCTTTATCAAAAGCTTTTTGAGCATAAGCAACAGCTGCCTTGGTAGTTTGCTCGGCAATGTTCAATATAACGGGAACTTTTCCTTTAACAAACTCAACGGTATGGGCAAGCAGCGCAAATTTTTCATCATCGCTTAAAACGCTTGCTTCGCCTAATGAGCCGCCTAATATAAATCCGTCAACACCGGCCTCAAGCTGGGCGTTCAGGTTTATATCAAAAGCATCAAAATCAAGTTCGTCATTATCTGTAAATTTTGTAGTTACTGCAGGGAGTACACCTTTCCAATCAAAAGTTATCATTGTATAATATTTTTCACAAAACTAAAATAGTATTAAATAAGTTTATTTAACAATTTAGCAGACACTAACCGTATTTTAACCAATAATGTCAAACACATGCTTATTGCCTGCTAAATAATGCTTATTGCGCATCCCACCAAACCCTGTCGGTGAGCTTAGCATTTTGCTGCGGCTGGGGGTTTGCGGTCATTTCTGTTTGAGGATACAACACCCTGCGTGGGATATCCGACAAGGCATTTTTAACCTTGCTTAACGCCGGGTAGCCTGTACGCCTCCAATCCGTATAGTTTTCCATCGACAGGAAATTAGCCACAACCTTTTCTTCAATAATAAGTTTTATAGCGTTAGTACTTGTAAGCGCTCCCCTTGAAGTTAGATAGCTATCCGCAACGGCATCAGTAATACCCAGTTTTGACATATGCGATTTAACCGCCAGCGAATAAACCGGTTGAGCCGCAGTTGCTCCTGATATTACAAATGTAGCTTCGGCTTTTAAAAATAACGCCTCCGAATAAGTAACAATGTAGTTATTTGAGCTTGTACTTGCATAAAAAGAACCACCTAATGAATACGATTCCAAACTACCAATATCGTCCGAGCCAATCACCCTTCCGGTATATAAACCGGTTTCAATAGCCGGTGCTACCATTTTTGATAGGCGCGGATCTTTCCTGGCCGCAAAACCATCAACAAACGTTGAAGCTAATACCAGCGTTGAACCCGGCAAAAAGTTTTGCTGCCATGGATTTTCGGCACCGGCACTACCGGCGAAAGGCATTTTCATATCATCATCATTACTTGTCATGCCGTTTTCAAGAGCGGTTAGGGCCAGTTGTGCCTGGGCGGCAGCTGTATGCCCCGGTGCTTTAGTGAGGTGCATATAATAACGCGCCTTTAATGTATAAGCGGCCTTTTTCCATTTGCTCATATCACCGGTGTAGTAAAAATCATCGCCAGTCGGCACGGTGGTGCTGTTTTTGGCAATATCGGCAATGGAATTATCAAGCAGGGTTTGGATCTGCGTATAAACTGATTGCTGGCTGTCATAAGTTGGGGCAACGTTAGCAATCCCCTGAAAGCCTTTTGAAAACGGCACATCGCCCCAAACATCAGTAGCTGAGCCAAGCGTGTAAGCCAGCAAGATCTTTGATATAGCGGCGTAATTGGCATTGCCATCGGCTTCCGCTTTTTTGTTTAACAGTACAAGGTTATTCATTACCTGCGTGTAAAAATTATACCAATCACTATCCATATCCTGGTGATACATGAGGTAGGTGCCAAAGTTAGGTGGTACCTGATTCAAAGCTATTACCTGCAGGTATTGCTGTAGTACTATGGCAAGGTTAGCACCACCCGCAGCAGTGATATTTTGTGATATGGCAGCCTCAACCGGTGCAAGGATCTGTGCTTCTTTAACATCTATAGGCCTGTTGGGGTCCTGGTTTACATCAATGTATTTTTTACAGCCCGTAAAACTTACCAACGCGCATGTTATTAACGTGATATATTTATTTTTCATGACAATTTCTTATTAATGATTTAAATTATAGGGTAACTTTCAAGCTAAAATCAACTGATCTTGAAGTTGGGGTTGAGAATGAATAGATACCTTGTGATCCGTTTGCAGAACCAAATGAGCTAACTTCGGGGTCACCACCTGTAAAGTGCGGAGCGTGGATCCAAAGGTTGCGGCCGGTTACGCTAAATGTTGCCGATTTGAAGGGGCTTTTACTTAACCATGATGGTTTTAAAGTATAACCCAAACTTACGTTACGCAGTTTTACATAGCTACCATCCTGAATAACCGATTCCAAAACGCCGTTTGCACGCTGGTAATAAGCCTGGCCGTTAACCGCTATAGTATTTGGTTGCCCGGTAGTAGCATTTACGCCATCAACTACCCTTAAACCACGGTTTTCGGTAACCTTTGGTGTACCATAAAAATAACCATAGCCATCAACGTTATTTTGAATATCTCCGCCACGCTTGATATCAAAAAAGAAACTGAAATTGAATTGTTTGTACCTGAAATTATTGTTTATACCACCAAGCCAGTTTGGATTAATATTACCTACTATACCCTGTGTATCGTCGGCATATGGAAGGCCTGTATCATCAATCAATAACTTACCTGCCGCATTACGAGCGTAACGGGTACCGTATATCACACCGTAAGGCTGGCCAACTATAACATTAGTAAAACCATTGCTAATCAATGACAGGTCCTTATCAAGATAAAGTACTTTGTTCCGGTTACGAGTAAAATTCAAGGTAAGGTCCCAGTTAAAATCACGGCTCTTTACTGGCGTAATATTTAACAATACTTCGATACCCCTATTACGCATTATAGCCGAATTTACACTTGTGTAGGCATAGCCTGTTGATGGCGCAAGGGCCACTTGTGAAATAATGCCGTCAATTGTTTTTTTGCTGTAAAATGAGGCTTCAAGGCTGATACGATTATTAAAAAAGCCTGCTTCAAAGCCTGCTTCAAACTCGTTAATCCGTTCGTTTTTCAGATTTGGGTTACCAAGTACATCACTTTTCAAAAAGCCGGCCTGCCCTGCATAAGGGAATATAAGATTACGGATAGTTGCGCTATTATATGGTGTTAATAAACTATAAGGACCTATGCCGCCGTCATTACCAACAGTACCATATGAAACCCTTACTTTACCCAGGTTCATTACTTTTGAAAATTCCGGGCTAAAAAATTCTGAGAAGATGAAGCTACCAGCGGCAGAGCCATAAGGATAAAAGCTATGATCTTTTGACAATACCGAGTTACCATCATACCTGCCGGTTAATGATAATAGCAGGAAGCGCTTATACTCGATGTTTGATTGCAGGTAAAAACCAACCTTACGTTGCAAGTATGAAGCCTCTTTATAAGTAACTGTTGAAGCAGATGACATATTGTACAAGCCAGGTACAGTTAAACCTACACCATTTGCATAGGTATTTTCCGTATAGTTTGAGATCAGGTTATTACCCAATATAACATCTACATTAAAATCACCAAATTGCTTATTAGCACTAATCAATAAATCGTTATTGTATTGGCGGTAATTGATATTCTGGTCAACAAGCCGACCATTGGGATTGGATACCGACTGGGTTGATTCATGGTACCTGTCCATTTCAGTATAAACATCGGCACCAAACCTTTCGGTAATGGTCAACCACGACAAAGGTTTATAATCTGCAGTAAAAGTTGGTAAAAACCTGTTAACACCCGAATGATTTTTGAT
It contains:
- a CDS encoding DUF885 family protein, producing MFIHPSKTVKGLILCALTIGTLSLNAQTAAPGNLYEQTSEIAGTIIRYGQDMNAIHEFYSPYNVNDRAEEQYKQDVINSPEQRKRLIEVDNDYLKQLDQTDFNALSIYGKVDYILLKKRINFDLKDLKKEEDLYSQAAKYISFADEIYALEQKRRRGTFVDGEKIAGDLNKILKELKADTTAYHKLPSVDMPVAKVTKAALLGLKGRLKDFFGFYNKYDPSFTWWVPEPYKAVDNALERYSELAISKGKLNTSQKSDSSGIKGVPIGRQELINQLQAEMIPYTPEELIKLANKEFAWCDKEMLKASQEMGFGSDWKKALEKVKNSYVPVGHQPELIVKLYNDALSFIKERDLITIPPLAEETWGMVMMSPQRQLVNPFFTGGKEISISYPTNTMQYDDRLMSMRGNNPYFSRGTVQHELIPGHNLQYFMNSRYKAYRQDFGTPFAIEGWALYWELLLYDKGFAKTPEERVGMLFWRMHRCARIIFSLNYHLGNWTPQQCIDFLVDRVGHERANAEGEVRRSFEGGYSPLYQVAYLLGGLQLMELKKELVDSGKMTYKQFHDAAIKENLIPVEMLRATLTNQALTKDFTTSWKFYDFGGK
- a CDS encoding AraC family transcriptional regulator, producing the protein MKVLQFTIPVPHDKSVIAEKVCLPYHYPYLHRHKEIQLTWIQQGEGTLIAGNNMHDYSAGDLFLIGANLPHVFKSNPEYFAPNANKQIEALTIFFNPEGALAPLFNLPELKPSLIFMQQHQQGFKLPHHVVDKVSQIMIALQKASGPDQLIQFFHLLKGLTNIKSKLDPLSTYGNLPGITENEGIRIGNIYNYIMQHYSEPITLEDVAKVAYMTPESFCRYFKKHTGHTFISFLNEIRINEACKKLIAHKFESINTVAYKCGFKSITNFNRVFKCVIGNSPRGYLDSYNNNLISLNRAAS
- a CDS encoding FAD-dependent oxidoreductase, translating into MAKVLIIGGGIVGLSSAYYLQKAGHEVTVLDKGDMTDSCSYGNAGMIVPSHFIPLATPGMVSQGIKWMFNSKSPFYVKPSLNPELISWGLKFLKKANAAHVERSAVPLTELSLLSKNLYEDLSKEPGFDFDLVEKGILMFYKTEKAGEEEAHMAEKGRELGLDMAVLSVDDCKKLQPKLELDVLGAVHYRCDAHLSPNKLMAALIKHLKAAGVNLVTNKEVTKIETKGGKVSRVLAGNEEFSADEYVIAGGSWSPAIGRLLGVKILLMPGKGYSFNVKDNSETMHIPALLAEARVAITPMNGGLRYGGTMELDKINDRINMNRVKGIVESVPKYFPGLKPAVPEQKDIWFGFRPSSADGLPYIGRSKQYNNLTVATGHGMMGLSLGAATGLLASEIISGKPTTIDIKEFAPERV
- a CDS encoding 4-hydroxyproline epimerase, with the translated sequence MASKTFFCVDAHTCGNPVRLVAGGGPTLKGDNMSQKRQHFLKEYDWIRTGLMFEPRGHDMMSGSILYPPHDPENDVAVLFIETSGCLPMCGHGTIGTITIAIEEGLIQPKTPGIVRMEAPAGLVLIEYKQEGKKVTSVKLRNVAAYLAATDLQVECPDLGTLTIDVSYGGNYYAIVDPQPNFKGIEDYTAGQLIAWSQVLRKRINEKYQFVHPQDPTINTCTHILWAGATLSADATARNAVFYGDKAIDRSPCGTGTSARMAQWFAKGKLKLGEPFIHESIIGSKFTGRVEEVVKINDFDAIIPSVEGWAKVYGYNTIKIDDDDPYAHGFQVI
- a CDS encoding dihydrodipicolinate synthase family protein, with protein sequence MITFDWKGVLPAVTTKFTDNDELDFDAFDINLNAQLEAGVDGFILGGSLGEASVLSDDEKFALLAHTVEFVKGKVPVILNIAEQTTKAAVAYAQKAFDKGADGLMLLPPMRYNSEARETVAYLTTIAKSTELPIMIYNNPVDYKIEVTLDMFEQLAAYDNIQAVKESTRDVSNVTRMINRFDDRFKIFTGVDPLAMESLVMGADGWVAGLVDAFPKETVAIYRLVKAKRYDEALAIYRWFLPVLELDIHPKLVQYIKLAEVATGIGTENVRAPRLPLIGAEREKVQKIINDALAARPELPVGSWGKLTEVAL
- a CDS encoding SusD/RagB family nutrient-binding outer membrane lipoprotein → MKNKYITLITCALVSFTGCKKYIDVNQDPNRPIDVKEAQILAPVEAAISQNITAAGGANLAIVLQQYLQVIALNQVPPNFGTYLMYHQDMDSDWYNFYTQVMNNLVLLNKKAEADGNANYAAISKILLAYTLGSATDVWGDVPFSKGFQGIANVAPTYDSQQSVYTQIQTLLDNSIADIAKNSTTVPTGDDFYYTGDMSKWKKAAYTLKARYYMHLTKAPGHTAAAQAQLALTALENGMTSNDDDMKMPFAGSAGAENPWQQNFLPGSTLVLASTFVDGFAARKDPRLSKMVAPAIETGLYTGRVIGSDDIGSLESYSLGGSFYASTSSNNYIVTYSEALFLKAEATFVISGATAAQPVYSLAVKSHMSKLGITDAVADSYLTSRGALTSTNAIKLIIEEKVVANFLSMENYTDWRRTGYPALSKVKNALSDIPRRVLYPQTEMTANPQPQQNAKLTDRVWWDAQ
- a CDS encoding SusC/RagA family TonB-linked outer membrane protein, which encodes MKFKQLLKRFILPLLSVFVFCYSTYAQTVTLKGKVTDEKGEPIAGASVKIKNTSAGSVTNGSGMFSLDYTGQGTLIVTAIGFTAQELKLTGQAQVNIALAEDNKVLNEVVVTALGIKRDKRILTYSSQEVKAESITQSKEPNLVNAIAGKVAGVQVTSSSGTPGSSARIVIRGGSSIYGTNEPLMVIDGVPVDNTETGNLNSGPGTNRIADIDPSIIASMNVLKGAAATALYGSKGANGVVIITTKNGALNQKPLITFSSDFSFENPLLPQIQNKYSQGTNGIYYDGVNQKTSTSWGARMDTLKINGQPAKVYNQSDLFFKTGHTYNNTVNIGGGGNNSTYLVSYSNFNQQGTVPTTKFLRNTFFAKYSAQVLKNLNTTFQLNYSNSQNDRLPEGYALESPVWTIFTAPVSYNLQPYLNADGTQRLYRFSRNNPYWVLDNIKNHSGVNRFLPTFTADYKPLSWLTITERFGADVYTEMDRYHESTQSVSNPNGRLVDQNINYRQYNNDLLISANKQFGDFNVDVILGNNLISNYTENTYANGVGLTVPGLYNMSSASTVTYKEASYLQRKVGFYLQSNIEYKRFLLLSLTGRYDGNSVLSKDHSFYPYGSAAGSFIFSEFFSPEFSKVMNLGKVRVSYGTVGNDGGIGPYSLLTPYNSATIRNLIFPYAGQAGFLKSDVLGNPNLKNERINEFEAGFEAGFFNNRISLEASFYSKKTIDGIISQVALAPSTGYAYTSVNSAIMRNRGIEVLLNITPVKSRDFNWDLTLNFTRNRNKVLYLDKDLSLISNGFTNVIVGQPYGVIYGTRYARNAAGKLLIDDTGLPYADDTQGIVGNINPNWLGGINNNFRYKQFNFSFFFDIKRGGDIQNNVDGYGYFYGTPKVTENRGLRVVDGVNATTGQPNTIAVNGQAYYQRANGVLESVIQDGSYVKLRNVSLGYTLKPSWLSKSPFKSATFSVTGRNLWIHAPHFTGGDPEVSSFGSANGSQGIYSFSTPTSRSVDFSLKVTL